Proteins from one Triticum aestivum cultivar Chinese Spring chromosome 7A, IWGSC CS RefSeq v2.1, whole genome shotgun sequence genomic window:
- the LOC123152023 gene encoding disease resistance protein RPM1-like, translating to MAEIVILLAIKKIGNALANGAADQTSTQFAKYRMQLKELQGNMGRAARELRVMHDVLYQMDIRNCDDQVYEGWLEEVRKVAHVMEDMVDEYLYLVGRQQDTRCCFYLKKGFRKPRSLLSLNQIAFKVKEIEQDLAHLSETKKRWVPMINNGDTSSSKYIVKRSQDLANISRSLDEEDLVGVDKNREKLEQWLACDDLECSVIALLGMGGLGKTSLAANVYRKERDKFQCHAWVSISQNYSREDVLRNIIKELFRDKVNVVSNTATMDITCLEVTLKRFLEQQRYLIILDDVWTPEAFDDLSRVLIHNDKGSRLIITTREGDVAALASRGHILTLEALPEELAWDLFCKKAYPRDTNHECPAELKPLSREIVNKCKGLPLVIVSVGSLLRVREKTIDEWRRINDQLSWELINNSRLGHIRNVLHLSFIYLPTHLKSCFLYCSLFPEDYLFKRKRLVRLWIAEGFIEERGESTLEEVAEGYLKELIDRNMIQLVERNSFGRIKEFRMHDILRELAVHLCQKDCFGVTYEDKCGKSLEMDVRRRVLHKVTKDIYQTLSGMHRFRTVITVDNSMPTFTILPLLCNKSRYMTMLEFSGLPIEKIPDAIGDLFNLRHLGLRNSKVKMLPMSVDKLSNLLTLDLARSDIHEVPSGIVKLKKLRHLFVEKKIDPNWRAFKCSSGVHIASGLGNLTNLQMLRALEAHDGSIRHLGELRQLRSLRLWNVKGLYCGRIRDSLVQMRYLSNLSVSASDENEVLLLNILPNLRKLVLRGRLAEGALNESLLFQPVGEHNLYRLSLSWSQLRGDPLPSLSRLSNLTQIHFTRAYNEEHLAFLTGWFPKLKTLQLRDLPNLKQLEIQQGAMASLERLFLINLNSMMDVPPGIEFLMPLQRLGFHEITSDFLLLLRQCSAIQGTQWQHSLRE from the coding sequence ATGGCAGAGATCGTGATTCTTCTAGCCATTAAAAAGATCGGAAATGCCTTGGCAAATGGAGCGGCAGACCAGACCAGCACTCAGTTTGCGAAGTACCGCATGCAACTAAAGGAGTTACAGGGCAACATGGGTCGCGCTGCGAGAGAGCTTCGTGTAATGCATGATGTTCTTTATCAAATGGACATTCGAAACTGTGATGATCAAGTATACGAGGGCTGGTTGGAGGAGGTAAGGAAGGTAGCACATGTGATGGAGGACATGGTGGATGAGTACTTGTATCTAGTTGGCCGGCAACAGGATACAAGGTGTTGCTTTTACCTGAAGAAAGGGTTCAGAAAACCAAGATCTCTGCTTTCTTTGAATCAAATAGCTTTCAAGGTGAAGGAAATAGAGCAAGACCTTGCACACCTATCAGAGACCAAAAAAAGATGGGTTCCGATGATAAACAACGGGGATACTAGCAGCTCAAAATACATCGTCAAGAGATCCCAAGATCTAGCAAATATTTCACGTTCCCTTGACGAAGAAGATCTAGTGGGGGTGGATAAAAACAGAGAAAAACTAGAGCAGTGGTTGGCATGTGATGATTTGGAATGCTCTGTCATAGCCTTGCTTGGAATGGGAGGGCTTGGTAAAACATCTCTAGCTGCAAATGTCTACAGGAAGGAGAGAGATAAATTCCAGTGCCATGCATGGGTCTCCATCTCACAAAATTATTCAAGAGAAGATGTCTTGAGGAATATAATCAAGGAACTTTTTAGAGATAAAGTCAATGTCGTATCTAATACTGCGACCATGGACATCACATGCCTTGAAGTGACACTGAAGAGATTTTTGGAGCAACAGAGGTATCTGATCATATTGGATGACGTTTGGACTCCAGAAGCATTTGATGACTTGTCTAGGGTGCTTATTCATAATGACAAGGGTAGTAGATTGATAATCACAACAAGGGAAGGCGATGTTGCTGCACTTGCCTCCCGAGGACATATCTTAACACTAGAAGCTTTACCAGAAGAACTAGCTTGGGATCTCTTTTGTAAGAAAGCCTATCCAAGAGATACAAATCATGAATGTCCTGCAGAGTTGAAGCCATTGTCCAGGGAAATAGTTAACAAGTGCAAAGGCTTGCCTCTGGTTATTGTGTCAGTTGGTAGCCTATTGCGTGTGCGTGAGAAAACTATAGATGAATGGAGAAGGATAAATGACCAATTGAGCTGGGAGTTAATTAATAATTCGAGGCTTGGTCACATAAGGAATGTTTTGCATTTGAGCTTCATCTACCTTCCAACACACTTGAAAAGTTGTTTCCTGTATTGCAGCTTATTTCCAGAAGACTATCTTTTCAAACGGAAAAGGCTTGTACGGTTATGGATAGCAGAGGGGTTCATCGAGGAGAGGGGTGAAAGCACTCTAGAAGAAGTGGCCGAAGGCTATCTGAAGGAATTGATTGATAGAAATATGATACAACTTGTTGAGAGAAACTCATTTGGCAGGATAAAAGAATTCAGAATGCACGATATCTTACGTGAATTGGCAGTTCATCTATGCCAGAAGGACTGCTTTGGTGTTACATATGAGGATAAATGTGGGAAATCTCTTGAGATGGATGTACGTCGGCGGGTACTGCATAAAGTAACGAAGGATATTTATCAGACATTATCTGGTATGCACCGATTTAGAACTGTCATTACAGTGGACAACAGCATGCCAACGTTCACTATACTACCTCTGCTTTGTAACAAGTCAAGATATATGACAATGTTAGAATTTAGTGGTCTACCCATTGAGAAGATCCCAGATGCTATCGGAGATCTTTTCAATCTCCGCCATTTGGGTCTACGAAATTCAAAAGTGAAGATGCTTCCAATGTCTGTTGACAAGCTTTCAAATCTGTTGACACTGGACCTTGCTAGATCTGACATACATGAGGTGCCTAGTGGGATTGTGAAATTGAAGAAGCTTAGGCACTTATTTGTCGAGAAAAAAATTGATCCAAATTGGAGAGCATTTAAGTGTTCCAGTGGTGTGCATATCGCCAGTGGTCTTGGAAATCTGACAAACCTGCAGATGCTCCGAGCATTGGAAGCACATGACGGATCTATTAGACATTTAGGTGAGCTGAGGCAACTGAGAAGCTTGAGGTTGTGGAATGTGAAGGGACTCTACTGTGGGCGCATTAGGGACTCTCTAGTTCAGATGCGGTATTTGTCCAACCTTTCTGTGAGCGCAAGTGATGAGAATGAGGTTCTCTTGTTGAATATCCTGCCAAACCTACGAAAGCTAGTTTTGAGAGGACGACTGGCGGAAGGGGCGTTGAATGAGTCTCTTCTCTTCCAACCTGTTGGGGAGCACAACTTGTATAGACTGTCTCTATCTTGGTCACAACTGAGGGGAGACCCTTTGCCATCGCTTTCTCGGTTGTCTAATTTGACGCAAATACATTTCACCAGAGCATACAACGAAGAGCATCTAGCATTTCTCACGGGGTGGTTTCCCAAGCTGAAGACTCTTCAGTTGAGAGACCTGCCTAATCTGAAGCAGCTAGAGATACAACAAGGTGCCATGGCAAGCCTGGAAAGATTATTCTTAATCAACCTCAACAGCATGATGGATGTCCCACCTGGCATTGAGTTCCTCATGCCCCTCCAGCGTCTCGGCTTCCACGAAATCACAAGTGATTTCTTGCTGCTGTTGCGCCAATGTTCTGCAATTCAAGGGACACAGTGGCAGCATTCTCTCCGAGAATGA